The sequence TTCTGGCTGCACAACCACAGCCGTACCATAGGCCACAATTTCGCTCATCGTGCTGCCAATCTCCGACGAATCGAACTGCATGCGAACGATGGCATTCGCGCCCATCGCGGTAGCGTTCTGCACCATCCGATCAATTGCGTGACGTCGCGCCTCCTCCAGCAGCGACGTATACTCCTTAATCTCGCCCCCCGCCAGAGAGCGCAAACCCGCCATAATATTGCCGCCCAGGCCCCGGCTGCGAACGACCAGCCCAAAGACCTCTCCCTTGGTTTCCACAATGCGATAGTGCGCAATCGCCTCAGTCGTTACGACCAGCATACAAAGCCCCCTTCTCTTAATACGCCTGTTTGCGGAACAGCGGAATCGCCGCGATCACCGGCAGCGCCGCCGCCACCAGGCAGATGATCAGCCCCTTGATCGGAAACTCCTGGCCCAGATAGGCCGTCTGACTGGACCAGTAGCCCGTCAGGCTCCAATCGCTCCACCCTGGAAATAAGCCAGGAATGGATGTCACGATAGTGATAATCAGCGCAAAGAGCAGCGGACGCAGAATGTCTTTGTACACGACCGAAAAGAGCAGCGCCAGACCCAGCACAAAGAGCGTACCCAGCCAGAGCAGCAAGCTGGAGATAGCCGCGCCCCCCACAGGCTGGGGATGCCCCACGATGGCCGCCGTTATCAGCAGCGCCGCGCTGCTCGCAACAATCATCGCCAGCAGCAGTGCGGCGCTGACCGCATATTTCACGAGCAGCACGCGCACACGGCCCACCGGCTTACTCAACAGAAAGAAAATCGTCCCCTTGTTGACCTCAGCGCCGATTAACCCACAGCCCAACACCGCAGCCAGAACGGCCAGCGCCTGCGAGCCGTTTTTTGCGTACCACTGCCCCCAGACATACTCATTATAGGCTCCCAGAAGCTGCTGAATCTGTCCCTGGAGCGCCTGCGGTATCTGCTGAAGAGCCGCGCTGTTCGTCAACAACTGCTTAATCAGATCATACGTCCCGGCCAGCCCCGCCGCAAAGATAACACAGGCCACCATGCCAATGATCGCCTTCCAGCGCGCCTCGATCAGTTCTTTAACGGCCATCAGTGCCCTCCTTCATATACTCCAGAAACAGGTCTTCCAGGTTCAGATCAACTATATCCACATCGCGCGGCGCGGAGGGCCGCTCCTGAATCGTCTGCGCCAGCGCCTCCACATCGCCCTGTGTCAGCAGCCGCACGCTGCGCCCCTCCTGCGCCAGACTCATAATCGTCGGCAGGCCGCGCAGCGCCTCAAGCTCCGACGGGGGCGGCAGTTCCGCATACGTCAGCTTCAACACCTTCTGGGTCTGCTTCAGATGGTCAAGCTCGTCACAGACCACCAGCTTCCCTGCCCGGATAATACCGACCCAATCGGCCACCGCCTCCACCTCTGAAAGAATATGCGACGAAAAGAACACCGTCTTGCCCTCGGCGGCAATCTCGGCCACCAGCTTGTTCAAGAACTCGTGGCGCGCAATCGGGTCCAGTCCAGCCGTCGGCTCGTCCAGAATCAGCAGGTCCGGGCTGCTCCCCAGCGCCAGCGAAAGCGCAAGCTGCGACTTCATCCCCCTGGACAATCGCCCCACCTTCGCCTGCGCAGGCAGCCCAAAGACACGAATGTAGCGATCAACCACCCCCTGGTCCCACTCACGGCTGACCGAGCGACAGAACGCGCAGATTTGCGGAATGGTCAGGTATTCATAAAGGCTGTTCACCTCTGAAACATACCCCACGCGCGCCCGTATCTCCAGGCTCTGGCTGGCAGCGTCATAGCCCAGCACACGCGCGCTGCCCCCATCGAGCCGACGCAGCCCCAGCAGCGCCTTGATGGTCGTCGTCTTGCCCGCCCCGTTTGGCCCTAGAAAACCAAAGATCGACCCAACCGGCACGCGCATCGTCAGGCCATCCACCGCGCGATGTGTCCCATATCTGACCACCAGATCGGTGATCTCAATCGCGGCTGCCGACTCCTGATCAGCCGACACCCCCCTGCTGTTGCTATCCAAGAGTTCCACACTCCTTTCAATGTTGCCCTGGCCTAGCGTTGCCATCGTTCCATCGCTCCTTCCGCGTCCTGCTGCTCCTCCTGATAGTATCGGCGCAGCGCCTGCTCGAACGCAGCGCGCAACTGCCCCTCATCAATCTCCAGATGAGCGGCATCGCGCACCAGCGCCTGCAAGCGACCGAAAAAAGCATCCCGCTGCTGCTGGCGCAGCGTGGCATCCATATTCGTCGCCACGATAGTTCCTACTCCCGCTCTGCTCTCGATCAATCCGAGCCTCGCTAATTCCTCATAAGCTTTCATAATGGTATTAGGGGCAATCGTTAGCTCGCTAGCCAGTTGGCGCACGGTGGGCAACTGCTCGCCTGCCTGCAACGCGCCAATCTCCAATGCGTGCTTAATTTGTTCGATCAGTTGCACATAGAGAGGCACACCGCTGCGTGGATTGACATCGAGCCATTTCGGCATCCCATTCCTCCTTTGTCTCAGTGTTGCATAATTATGATACATTAAAACACCGTGACTGTCAAGAGATCAAGCGGGGCGAAGCCATAGTTGATGGTAGACTTTTGTTCTATAGAACGAGTTATAGGAGTCGGGGTTAAGTTATGATAGGTTTATAACATTTTTCTGCTCTATCTACTTGACAACTCTTGAAGCCTGGATGTACAATCTCTTTAATCTTCTTGTGATTGTACATTCTACAGGCGGTCTGTGACGGTAAGTAAACCTTGTAGCATGTGCAAGGAGATACCCTCGCTCATGCTCTAAAAAAACCAATAGATTTCCCCTTGACAAAGGAAAGGAGAAGCCCCGATTCAAGGACACCAGGCGAGGAAGGGCGCTAGGAAAACTATGAACAATCAACCGTCTGACCACACCCCACCAGAAGACGTGGCAAACATGCCTGATGGTGGGCACAGCGACACCATGACCATTGCTGAGCGCGTGCGCTCGGCCCGCATTGCCGCCAACAAAACACAGCAGCAGCTCGCGGGCGATACCTACTCGAAGAGCTACATCTCAGCCGTTGAACGCGGGAAAATGACCCCATCGGTCCAGGCGTTGGGTGTACTGGCGGAGCGGCTTGGGCTGCCCATGTCCTATTTCCTGGGTGAAAGCGAAGCTGATTTGAGCGCGCTGGCCGAAAGCACCGCCTCGCTGCGCTCCACCCCCGAACGCGAGCGCATGGTACGCGAAGAAACTATGAGCCTGCTGCTCAGCGAAGCGGAGGGCTTCATCCGGCAGCGCAATCCAGATGCCGCCCTGGAACGGCTCGGCGCCACCGAGACGCTGGATGAACTCAGCGTCTCGCAGCGACCCAAATGGTACTTTCTGTCCGGGTGGGCCTGGATGCTCAAACAAGC comes from Ktedonobacterales bacterium and encodes:
- a CDS encoding heavy metal-binding domain-containing protein; the encoded protein is MLVVTTEAIAHYRIVETKGEVFGLVVRSRGLGGNIMAGLRSLAGGEIKEYTSLLEEARRHAIDRMVQNATAMGANAIVRMQFDSSEIGSTMSEIVAYGTAVVVQPEG
- a CDS encoding ABC transporter permease; the encoded protein is MAVKELIEARWKAIIGMVACVIFAAGLAGTYDLIKQLLTNSAALQQIPQALQGQIQQLLGAYNEYVWGQWYAKNGSQALAVLAAVLGCGLIGAEVNKGTIFFLLSKPVGRVRVLLVKYAVSAALLLAMIVASSAALLITAAIVGHPQPVGGAAISSLLLWLGTLFVLGLALLFSVVYKDILRPLLFALIITIVTSIPGLFPGWSDWSLTGYWSSQTAYLGQEFPIKGLIICLVAAALPVIAAIPLFRKQAY
- a CDS encoding ABC transporter ATP-binding protein yields the protein MATLGQGNIERSVELLDSNSRGVSADQESAAAIEITDLVVRYGTHRAVDGLTMRVPVGSIFGFLGPNGAGKTTTIKALLGLRRLDGGSARVLGYDAASQSLEIRARVGYVSEVNSLYEYLTIPQICAFCRSVSREWDQGVVDRYIRVFGLPAQAKVGRLSRGMKSQLALSLALGSSPDLLILDEPTAGLDPIARHEFLNKLVAEIAAEGKTVFFSSHILSEVEAVADWVGIIRAGKLVVCDELDHLKQTQKVLKLTYAELPPPSELEALRGLPTIMSLAQEGRSVRLLTQGDVEALAQTIQERPSAPRDVDIVDLNLEDLFLEYMKEGTDGR
- a CDS encoding GntR family transcriptional regulator, producing MPKWLDVNPRSGVPLYVQLIEQIKHALEIGALQAGEQLPTVRQLASELTIAPNTIMKAYEELARLGLIESRAGVGTIVATNMDATLRQQQRDAFFGRLQALVRDAAHLEIDEGQLRAAFEQALRRYYQEEQQDAEGAMERWQR